The Mucilaginibacter rubeus genomic interval CCGCCGCCAATCCCTATGCTTCATCATTGGGCGATCCGGCAACGTCTACACAAAGGCTTAACTTTGCCCAATCATTTAATGGGCTGGCTGCCACCCTGGCGCCGATAATTGGTGCACGTATTATCCTCACTAAAGGATATACCGCTGCACAATTAAGAGTTATGACAGAAGAAGGCCGAAAACTGGCGCTGGCCGCAGAGGCTTCTTCCGTTAAAATGCCTTATTTTATTTTAGGTAGCCTACTGGTGCTTATCGCTATACTTTTTGCATTTACGCATCTGCCCCGGCTCCAGTAGCAAGACGGGCATACAGCCAGTAAAAACATTTTTCATGCCTTAAAACACCGTCATTTAGCCTGGGGCGTAGCTGCTCAGTTCTTTTATGTAGGTGCGCAGGTTTGTGTATTTAGCTTATTTATCCTTTATGCAACAAAATCTGCCGGCATCACTGAAGTTAAAGCGGCAGATTATTTGGGGTTATTCGGTTTTGCATTCCTGATCGGCAGATTTATTGGCACTTTCCTGATGAGATATTTCAGTTCAGCGAGCTTACTTGCTGCCTATGGAAGTATTAATATCTTGCTTTGCACCATAGCCATTTTAAGTCATGGTATAATCACCGTTTATACGGTTATAACTATATGTTTCTTTATGTCGATCATGTTTCCAACCATTTTTGCCCTGGGCATAAAGGACTTGAAAGCCGATACCGAATTTGGCAGCAGCCTGATCATTATGTCCATCGTCGGCGGTGCTGTTTTGCCAAGGGGGGTTGGTTACATCAGCGACGTAACCGGTAATATTCAATATGGCTATGTGGTACCATTGGTATGCTTTGCGGTGGTAGCATTTTTTGGATTGAAAGGCCATCGGATAAAAGTGAAACAAGAAAATATACCTGTTTCAGCTATCCTTTAACAATATCCATTTTCGATATGCAAGAAATTAATTTACCTAAAATAATTTTTGGAACCAGCGGATTAGGAAATTTATACGTAGCACTTTCTGATGAAGTTAAATGTGCTATTGTTGCCGAAAGCATCAGGTATTCCCCTAAACCGGCCGTATTTGATTCCGCTGGCAAATACGGCGCGGGACTTGCGCTCGAATCGCTGGGAAGTGCACTGGCACAATTGAATGTAAAGCCTTCGGATGTACTCATTAGCAATAAATTAGGTTGGCTGCGTACTGCATTAACAAGTCCGGAGCCTACTTTTGAACCTGGGGTTTGGCGTGACCTGAAATACGATGCCGTTCAACGAATAAGTTATGAAGGCATCCTGGAGTGCTATGAACAGGGAAACGAATTGTTGGGCAATTACCATGCAGAACTGGTGTCTGTACATGACCCGGATGAATATCTTAATGCGGCAAAAGATGAGCAGGAACAAGCGCAACGTTACCATGATATATTGGAAGCTTACCGTGCGCTAAACGAGTTGAAACGGGATGGTAAAGTAAAGGGCGTCGGCGTAGGTTCGAAGGATTGGCGAATCATCAGGAAAATAACCGATGATGTAAAGCTTGATTGGGTAATGATAGCCAATAGCATGACGGTGCACAGCCACCCCCGGGAATTAATTGAATTTATGCAGGACCTTGAAAAA includes:
- a CDS encoding aldo/keto reductase, whose protein sequence is MQEINLPKIIFGTSGLGNLYVALSDEVKCAIVAESIRYSPKPAVFDSAGKYGAGLALESLGSALAQLNVKPSDVLISNKLGWLRTALTSPEPTFEPGVWRDLKYDAVQRISYEGILECYEQGNELLGNYHAELVSVHDPDEYLNAAKDEQEQAQRYHDILEAYRALNELKRDGKVKGVGVGSKDWRIIRKITDDVKLDWVMIANSMTVHSHPRELIEFMQDLEKQGTQIINSAVFNGGFLTGSAYYNYRLTDPVKDKHLYHWRELFYGLCADYKIKPADACVAFGLKAPGVKSIAMNTTNAERVSQNVALAYLTIPAQFWKEMKACGLIDESYASIYL